In the genome of Halictus rubicundus isolate RS-2024b chromosome 9, iyHalRubi1_principal, whole genome shotgun sequence, one region contains:
- the LOC143357153 gene encoding ATP-binding cassette sub-family C member 10 isoform X3 yields MVIFLAYIFCNFKDMDNNWLSDGMGESWKWNWTELCGYHGGIKPLNPETHDLDVCFQQLCLQIPVLICIAIISAYHCGKRNSNSLCRHGSNSIINLRILIISCLVILPIIRAYIIVTNTTLSPQNHVPPDKNLMPQDSVVSLYKSSDSFSNTSSIIDHIKEGINYTIDYTKSILFPKNNIQNTTEPSVTFSTQDYNPVLDIIKNSETSAKPIDYLVAGTEGLAWVVHLCFLLSLRRGRDYNPRGPVSIRALILLLIVISILLLRSHIKYNPQDDVLPNLSLGFSISVVTLLILYAITFIPGDNSLQDVRSSQFNEVGEQTPLLTTSNSSYIRFPGEQDPTYLGTAMENVTATSTFLFHWVNPLMEKGVRGLLNHSDDLFDLPEYVSTNVISQKLDRHLQNISNNNRVENVELMMETDVQFVRKKISLLRLLHKCFGWEFYSVGILKFINDCSSFVGPILLNKLIGFIEDKNESISYGYLYASLMFISALIGAFCNAHFTFWMSVVGLKIRSAIITLLYRKILHSSSVQLKQQFNFGEIVNFMSTDSDRLVNSCPSFHAFWSIPLQLVVALYLLHEQIGISFLAGVTFAIVLIPINKIITNKIGRLSTKLMQYKDQRVKYIGETIRGITAIKLNVWEDHFMRNIIKLRESEVKYLSERKYLDALCVYFWATTPVLISILTFTTYVLLGNKLDAKTVFTSMALMNMLIGPLNAFPWVLNGLTEAWVSLKRIQRMLDLSDADISSYYSECPHGVDLMLQNVMFSVTTKQNTEENGSNSHISIATPSSTSDSRKTVTFEDDAAFNLHNINLTVPKGHLIGIMGKVGSGKSLFLDGILSEITKIRGTVAVSDVDKGFAYVKQSPWLQRGTIRDNILFGNSYDYNKYKTVLKACALTTDLNSLPNKDLTVLSDAGNTLSGGQKTRISLARAIYADKDIYLLDDVLATLDPKVAGYIFEHVILGLLKNKTRLLCTHQTQYLIHADLVVDMSKGRIVNQGQPSEVLPDIDDYLLSSDSYEPNLNILPVNDLPTDVNQFDKNGTDPLLDEEFTEKGTVRLGVYTCYTNAVGRYLAISILISIFLMQSSKNLTDLWLSYWVTQDNTTATNTTDRPNLLRLNYLFDDQNISTNYYLTVYAILAALNSLFTLMRAFMFAYGGIQAAISIHKQLLKIVVRAKAIFFDIQPLGRIINRFSSDTYTIDDTLPFIANILLAQFFGLLATIVVTTYGLPWTLLVLAPFIPVYHWIQNHYRLTSRELKRLSSAALSPLYAHFNETLCGLSTIRAFRNVPRFNQENELLLEVSQKTNFASIAASQWLSLRLQLIAVALLAGVSNIAVLQHQYNIADPGLIGLVITYTLSITGLLSGVVNAFTETEREMIAVERVKQYFENVPVEPVNGDSPPYAWPSQESIWRHR; encoded by the exons ATGG TTATATTTCTAGCCTACATTTTTTGTAACTTTAAAGATATGGATAATAATTGGTTATCTGATGGAATGGGAGAGTCATGGAAATGGAATTGGACAGAATTATGTGGATATCATGGAGGTATTAAGCCATTAAATCCAGAGACACATGATCTTGACGTGTGCTTTCAACAACTATGCCTCCAG ATTCCAGTTTTAATCTGTATTGCAATAATATCCGCATACCATTGTGGAAAGAGAAATTCAAATTCCCTTTGTCGTCATGGTTCTAATTCTATTATAAACTTGAGAATTTTAATTATATCGTGCCTTGTAATTCTTCCTATAATTAGAGCATACATTATTGTTACTAATACTACACTTTCTCCACAAAATCATGTACCACCTGATAAAAATTTAATGCCACAAGACTCAGTTGTGTCATTATATAAAAGTTCAGATTCATTTTCGAATACATCGAGTATAATAGATCACATAAAAGAAGGAATAAACTATACTATTGATTACACAAAATCAATACTTTTTCCAAAGAATAATATTCAAAATACAACCGAACCTTCTGTCACCTTTAGTACGCAAGATTACAATCCAGTGTTagatataattaaaaatagtgAAACATCTGCCAAACCTATTGATTATCTAGTGGCAGGCACTGAAGGATTAGCATGGGTTGTTCATCTTTGTTTTCTATTAAGTTTGAGAAGAGGCAGAGATTATAATCCACGTGGGCCTGTATCAATTCGAGCATTGATACTGTTGCTAATTGTTATCTCCATACTATTGTTAAGAAGTCATATCAAATATAATCCACAAGATGATGTTTTACCAAATTTGTCATTGGGATTTAGTATTAGTGTAGTCACTCTACTAATACTTTATGCTATAACATTCATACCAGGTGATAATAGTTTACAAGATGTGAGATCATCCCAATTTAACGAA GTAGGAGAACAGACTCCACTATTGACTACTTCTAATTCATCTTACATAAGATTCCCGGGGGAACAGGACCCAACTTACCTTGGGACTGCTATGGAGAATGTAACAGCAACCtccacatttttatttcactgggTAAACCCTTTAATGGAAAAGGGTGTTCGTGGTTTGCTAAATCATTCAGATGATCTATTCGATTTACCAGAATACGTCAGCACCAACGTCATCAGTCAGAAACTTGATAGACACTTGCaaaatata TCCAACAATAATAGAGTGGAAAACGTCGAATTAATGATGGAAACAGATGTACAGTTCGTTAGAAAGAAAATATCACTGTTACGTTTACTACATAAATGTTTTGGATGGGAATTTTATTCGGTtggaatattaaaatttatcaaTGATTGTAGTTCATTTGTGGGcccaatattattaaataaattaattggtTTTATTGAAGACAAAAATGAATCTATTTCATACGGATATCTATATGCATCGTTAATGTTTATTAGTGCTTTAATAG gaGCTTTTTGCAATGCTCATTTTACATTTTGGATGTCTGTTGTTGGTTTAAAAATTCGATCTGCGATTATTACTTTGCTGTACAGGAAGATTTTGCATTCATCTAGTGTACAGTTAAAGCAACAGTTTAATTTTGGTGAAATTGTGAATTTTATGAGTACGGATAGCGATCGATTAGTTAACAGTTGCCCAAGTTTTCATGCATTTTGGAGTATTCCATTACAG TTGGTTGTGGCATTATATCTTCTGCATGAACAAATAGGGATTTCCTTCTTAGCTGGGGTTACTTTTGCAATAGTGCTTAtaccaataaataaaataataacaaacaaAATTGGGAGGCTTAGTACGAAATTAATGCAGTACAAGGATCAAAGGGTCAAATACATAGGGGAAACAATACGTGGAATAACAGCAATTAAGTTAAATGTGTGGGAAGACCATTTCATGCGGAACATTATTA AATTACGTGAAAGCGAAGTCAAATACTTGAGTGAGAGAAAATATTTAGATGCACTGTGTGTTTATTTTTGGGCTACAACACCTGTATTGATTTCTATATTAACATTCACAACGTATGTTCTTCTTGGAAACAAACTTGATGCAAAAACAGTTTTCACTAGTATGGCACTGATGAACATGCTCATAGGTCCACTAAATGCATTTCCCTGGGTTTTGAATGGTCTTACAGAAGCTTGGGTATCACTTAAAAGAATACAAAGAATGTTAGAT tTATCGGATGCTGATATATCATCGTACTATTCAGAATGTCCACACGGAGTAGATTTGATGCTTCAGAATGTAATGTTCAGTGTAACTACCAAGCAGAACACAGAAGAAAACGGTTCAAATTCACATATAAGTATTGCAACACCATCTTCTACTTCAGATTCTAGGAAAACAGTAACATTTGAAGACGATGCTGCTTTCAATCTACACAACATTAATCTTACTGTTCCAAAG GGTCATTTAATCGGAATCATGGGAAAAGTAGGCAGTGGTAAATCGCTATTCTTAGATGGTATTTTAAGTGAAATTACCAAAATTCGTGGTACAGTAGCAGTAAGTGATGTCGACAAGGGTTTTGCATATGTAAAACAAAGTCCTTGGTTGCAACGTGGTACTATTCGGGACAACATACTTTTTGGAAATTCTTATGATTACAATAAATATAA GACCGTTTTAAAAGCATGTGCTCTCACCACTGATCTGAATTCTTTGCCTAATAAAGACTTAACAGTTCTTAGTGATGCAGGAAATACTTTGAGTGGAGGACAAAAGACACGAATTTCTTTGGCGCGAGCTATTTATGCAGACAAAGATATTTATTTGTTGGATGATGTTTTAGCGACTTTAGATCCAAAAGTTGCTGGCTACATATTCGAACATGTTATCTTAGGTTTATTGAAAAACAAAACGAGATTATTATGCACTCATCAAACTCAGTATTTAATTCACGCAGATTTGGTAGTCGATATGTCCAAAGGCAGGATTGTTAATCAGGGTCAACCTAGCGAGGTTTTGCCTGACATAGATGATTATTTACTATCTTCAGACTCTTATGAgccaaatttaaatattttgcctGTTAATGATTTACCAACAGATGTAAATCAGTTTGACAAAAATGGTACAGACCCTTTACTCGATGAAGAATTTACAGAAAAAGGAACTGTACGACTTGGAGTATATACGTGCTATACTAATGCCGTGGGTCGTTATTTGGCAATTTCGATACTGATCTCCATATTCTTAATGCAAAGTTCTAAAAATTTAACAGACTTGTGGCTGTCTTATTGGGTGACTCAAGATAACACGACAGCGACTAATACTACAGATAGGCCAAATCTTCTACGGTTGAATTATCTCTTTGACGATCAGAACATAAGCACAAACTATTATTTAACAGTTTATGCTATATTAGCTGCATTGAATTCGCTATTTACTTTGATGCGAGCATTTATGTTTGCGTATGGAGGGATTCAAGCAGCTATTTCAATACATAAGcaacttttaaaaattgttgtgcgG GCTAAAGCTATATTTTTCGATATTCAACCACTTGGCAGAATTATCAACAGATTTTCATCCGACACATACACGATTGATGATACTCTACCTTTTATTGCTAATATTTTGCTCGCGCAATTTTTTGGTTTATTGGCAACAATAGTTGTTACCACCTACGGTTTACCATGGACACTATTAGTGTTAGCTCCGTTCATTCCAGTGTATCATTGGATTCAAAATCATTACAG ATTAACGTCAAGAGAATTGAAGCGCTTGTCGAGTGCAGCTCTTTCACCTCTATACGCCCatttcaatgaaactttatGCGGACTTTCCACTATAAGAGCTTTCCGCAACGTTCCACGTTTCAACCAAGAAAACGAACTATTACTGGAAGTCAGTCAGAAAACGAATTTCGCGTCGATCGCAGCCAGTCAATGGCTTTCATTAAGACTGCAACTCATCGCAGTCGCTCTCTTAGCTGGAGTGAGCAACATTGCGGTTCTACAGCATCAGTATAATATAGCGGACCCTGGCTTGATAGGTCTTGTTATTACTTACACATTGTCCATAACCGGATTGCTGTCTGGCGTAGTTAATGCATTTACTGAGACGGAGAGGGAGATGATCGCAGTGGAACGTGTGAAACAATATTTCGAGAATGTTCCTGTAGAACCTGTGAATGGCGATAGTCCACCGTATGCTTGGCCGAGTCAAG AGAGCATTTGGCGCCATCGTTGA